The following proteins are encoded in a genomic region of Mycolicibacterium rutilum:
- the mraY gene encoding phospho-N-acetylmuramoyl-pentapeptide-transferase — protein MRQILIAVGIALTVSILLTPMLIRLFTRQGFGHEIREDGPPSHHKKRGTPSMGGVAIVAGIWASYLGTHLVGVVIDGRGPSASGLLVLFLATALGVVGFIDDLIKLRRARNLGLNKTAKTIGILAAAVIFAVLALQFRNADGLTPGSPELSYVREIATVTLPPALFVLFCIVLVSAWSNAVNFTDGLDGLAAGAMAMVCAAYVLITFWQFRNACATDPGLGCYNVRDPLDLAIIAAATAGACIGFLWWNAAPAKIFMGDTGSLALGGIIAGLSVASRTEMLAVVLGALFVAEVVSVVVQILAFRTTGRRVFRMAPFHHHFELVGWAETTVIIRFWLLTAIACGLGVALFYSEWLTTVGA, from the coding sequence ATGAGGCAGATCCTCATCGCCGTCGGCATCGCGCTGACGGTCTCGATCCTGCTCACCCCGATGCTGATCCGGCTGTTCACCCGGCAGGGCTTCGGCCACGAGATCCGCGAGGACGGGCCGCCGAGCCACCACAAGAAGCGCGGCACCCCGTCGATGGGCGGGGTCGCGATCGTCGCCGGCATCTGGGCCAGCTATCTGGGCACGCATCTGGTCGGCGTGGTGATCGACGGCAGGGGGCCGTCGGCCTCGGGCCTGCTGGTGCTGTTCCTGGCCACCGCGCTGGGGGTGGTCGGCTTCATCGACGACCTGATCAAACTGCGCCGGGCGCGCAATCTCGGGCTGAACAAGACCGCCAAGACCATCGGTATCCTGGCCGCCGCGGTCATCTTCGCGGTGCTGGCGCTGCAGTTCCGCAACGCCGACGGGCTGACCCCGGGCAGCCCCGAACTGTCGTATGTGCGCGAGATCGCCACGGTCACGCTGCCGCCCGCGCTGTTCGTGCTGTTCTGCATCGTCCTGGTCAGCGCGTGGTCGAACGCGGTGAACTTCACCGACGGGCTGGACGGGCTGGCCGCCGGCGCGATGGCGATGGTGTGCGCGGCCTACGTGCTGATCACGTTCTGGCAGTTCCGCAATGCCTGCGCCACCGACCCCGGACTGGGTTGCTACAACGTGCGCGACCCGCTGGACCTGGCGATCATCGCCGCCGCGACGGCCGGCGCGTGCATCGGCTTCCTGTGGTGGAACGCCGCCCCCGCCAAGATCTTCATGGGCGACACCGGTTCGCTGGCGCTGGGCGGCATCATCGCCGGCCTGTCGGTGGCCAGCCGCACCGAGATGCTGGCCGTCGTGCTCGGCGCCCTGTTCGTCGCCGAGGTGGTCTCGGTCGTCGTGCAGATCCTGGCGTTCCGCACCACCGGTAGGCGGGTGTTCCGGATGGCGCCGTTCCACCACCACTTCGAGCTGGTCGGCTGGGCCGAGACGACGGTGATCATCCGGTTCTGGCTGCTGACCGCGATCGCCTGCGGTCTGGGCGTCGCCCTGTTCTACAGCGAATGGCTGACCACGGTCGGTGCCTGA
- the ftsW gene encoding putative lipid II flippase FtsW: MSTIVTRLRLRRAGAEAEGPEKAPPSEPRGPRTRFGTWLNRPMTSFHLIIAVVALLITLGLTMVLSASGVYSYDQDGTPWAVFGKQVLWTVIGLIGFYVAMRVPVQVMRSLAFTGFAVTIVLLVLVLIPGIGTVANGSRGWFVVAGFSMQPSELAKIAFAIWGAHLLAARRMERASLREMLIPLVPAAFIALALIVAQPDLGQTVSMGIILLGLLWYAGLPLRVFVSSLFMVIVSAAVLAMAEGYRSARVQSWLNPSADAQGSGYQARQARFALANGGVFGDGLGQGAAKWNYLPNAHNDFIFAIIGEELGFIGAAGLLCLFGLFAYTGMRIARRSADPFLRLLTATTTLWIMGQVFINVGYVVGLLPVTGLQLPLISAGGTSTATTLLIIGIMANAARHEPEAVAALRAGRDDRVNRLLRLPLPAPYVPTRTEALRDRLRTRQPKRARAADPKKRPRTGKPTARAAGKQQAKPARQQPSGSRRKPQTGGRPVRASRHHGGGRTDGSGRRTLEGQRYG; this comes from the coding sequence GTGAGCACCATCGTGACCCGGCTGCGGCTGCGCAGAGCAGGCGCCGAAGCAGAGGGTCCCGAGAAGGCGCCGCCGTCGGAACCGCGCGGCCCGCGCACTCGGTTCGGCACCTGGCTGAACCGCCCGATGACCTCGTTTCACCTCATCATCGCCGTGGTGGCGCTGCTCATCACGCTCGGCCTGACGATGGTGCTGTCGGCGTCCGGTGTCTACTCCTACGACCAGGACGGCACGCCGTGGGCGGTGTTCGGCAAGCAGGTGCTCTGGACGGTCATCGGCCTGATCGGCTTCTACGTCGCGATGCGCGTCCCTGTGCAGGTGATGCGCAGCCTGGCGTTCACCGGGTTCGCGGTCACGATCGTGCTGCTGGTGTTGGTGTTGATCCCCGGCATCGGCACGGTGGCCAACGGGTCGCGCGGCTGGTTCGTGGTCGCCGGGTTCTCCATGCAGCCCTCGGAACTGGCGAAGATCGCGTTCGCGATCTGGGGTGCGCATCTGCTGGCCGCGCGCCGCATGGAACGCGCATCGCTGCGGGAGATGCTGATCCCGCTGGTGCCCGCGGCGTTCATCGCGCTGGCGCTCATCGTCGCCCAGCCCGACCTCGGCCAGACCGTGTCGATGGGCATCATCCTGCTCGGCCTGCTGTGGTACGCCGGCCTGCCGCTGCGGGTGTTCGTGTCGTCGCTGTTCATGGTGATCGTGTCGGCGGCGGTGTTGGCCATGGCGGAGGGCTACCGGTCGGCGCGGGTGCAGTCCTGGCTCAATCCGAGCGCCGACGCCCAGGGGTCGGGGTACCAGGCCCGCCAGGCCCGCTTCGCGCTCGCCAACGGCGGCGTGTTCGGCGACGGCCTCGGTCAGGGCGCGGCCAAGTGGAACTATCTGCCCAACGCCCACAACGACTTCATCTTCGCGATCATCGGCGAGGAACTGGGCTTCATCGGAGCGGCCGGGCTGCTGTGCCTGTTCGGCCTGTTCGCCTACACCGGGATGCGGATCGCACGCCGTTCGGCCGATCCGTTCCTGCGGCTGCTGACCGCGACCACGACCCTGTGGATCATGGGGCAGGTCTTCATCAACGTCGGCTACGTCGTGGGTCTGCTTCCCGTCACCGGGCTGCAGTTGCCGTTGATCTCGGCGGGTGGAACGTCAACGGCGACAACGCTGTTGATCATCGGCATCATGGCCAACGCGGCGCGGCACGAACCCGAAGCGGTGGCGGCGCTGCGGGCCGGTCGCGACGACCGGGTGAACCGGCTGCTGCGGCTTCCGCTGCCCGCGCCCTACGTGCCGACCCGTACCGAGGCGCTGCGCGACCGGCTGCGGACCCGCCAACCCAAGCGGGCCCGCGCGGCCGATCCGAAGAAGCGCCCGCGGACCGGTAAGCCGACGGCCCGCGCCGCCGGCAAGCAGCAGGCCAAGCCCGCGCGTCAGCAGCCGTCGGGCAGCCGCCGCAAACCCCAGACGGGTGGCAGGCCGGTTCGGGCCTCAAGGCATCATGGAGGCGGCCGAACGGACGGAAGCGGGCGGCGGACATTGGAAGGTCAGCGTTACGGGTGA
- the murD gene encoding UDP-N-acetylmuramoyl-L-alanine--D-glutamate ligase, whose amino-acid sequence MEVPPLRPGARVLVTGAGLTGRSVSAVLEPTGVRLTICDDDPLALQRLITPATVVTTAEAEATIGDYALVVTSPGFAPTTPVLAAAAAAGVPIWGDVELAWRLDAAGWFGPPRRWLVVTGTNGKTTTTSMLHAMLVAAGRRAVLCGNIGNPVLDVLPEPSDLLAVELSSFQLHWAPSLRPDAGVVLNVAEDHLDWHGSMAAYARDKARVLDGRVAVAGLDDPVAAGLLDTAAAPTRVGFRLGEPAAGELGVVDGALVDRAFADGIALADAATIPVAGAVGVLDALAAAALARAVDVPPEAIAEALGAFRVGRHRAEVVGVVDGVTYVDDSKATNPHAAQSSIAAYPRVVWVAGGMLKGASVDDLLAAEANRLVGAVLIGRDRALIAEALLRHAPDVPVIEVVAGEDFGVQGTIGSQVSPVTNVIRVDGEASGHAIMSAVVGAARDLARPGDTVLLAPAGASFDQFSGYSHRGDAFADAVRDLSR is encoded by the coding sequence ATGGAGGTCCCGCCGCTTCGGCCCGGCGCCCGCGTGCTGGTGACCGGCGCCGGCCTGACCGGCCGCTCGGTCAGCGCCGTCCTGGAGCCCACCGGCGTGCGGCTGACCATCTGCGACGACGATCCGCTGGCCCTGCAGCGGCTGATCACCCCCGCCACCGTCGTCACCACCGCCGAGGCGGAGGCGACGATCGGCGACTACGCGCTCGTCGTCACCAGCCCGGGTTTCGCGCCGACCACCCCGGTGCTGGCCGCCGCGGCCGCCGCGGGCGTGCCGATCTGGGGCGACGTGGAACTGGCGTGGCGGCTCGACGCGGCAGGCTGGTTCGGACCGCCGCGGCGCTGGCTGGTGGTCACCGGCACCAACGGCAAGACCACGACGACGTCGATGCTGCACGCGATGCTGGTGGCCGCGGGCCGGCGGGCGGTGTTGTGCGGCAACATCGGCAACCCGGTGCTCGACGTGCTGCCCGAACCCTCGGACCTGCTCGCCGTCGAGCTGTCGAGCTTCCAGCTGCACTGGGCGCCGTCGCTGCGCCCGGACGCCGGGGTGGTGCTCAACGTCGCCGAGGACCACCTCGACTGGCACGGGTCGATGGCCGCCTACGCCCGCGACAAGGCGCGCGTGCTCGACGGGCGGGTCGCCGTCGCCGGGCTCGACGACCCGGTGGCCGCCGGCCTGCTCGACACCGCCGCGGCGCCCACCCGCGTGGGGTTCCGGCTGGGCGAGCCCGCCGCCGGCGAACTCGGCGTCGTCGACGGCGCCCTGGTCGACCGCGCGTTCGCCGACGGGATCGCGCTGGCCGACGCCGCGACGATCCCCGTCGCCGGGGCCGTCGGGGTGCTCGACGCGCTCGCCGCCGCCGCGCTCGCCCGCGCGGTCGACGTTCCACCCGAGGCGATCGCCGAGGCGCTGGGCGCCTTCCGCGTCGGCAGGCACCGCGCCGAGGTCGTCGGTGTGGTGGACGGCGTCACCTACGTCGACGATTCCAAGGCGACCAACCCGCATGCCGCGCAGTCGTCGATCGCCGCCTACCCGCGGGTGGTCTGGGTGGCCGGCGGCATGCTCAAGGGCGCCTCGGTCGACGACCTGCTCGCCGCGGAGGCGAATCGCCTGGTCGGCGCGGTGTTGATCGGCCGCGACCGGGCCCTGATCGCCGAGGCGTTATTGCGACACGCCCCGGATGTCCCCGTCATCGAGGTTGTGGCGGGGGAGGATTTTGGGGTGCAAGGGACAATTGGGTCGCAAGTTAGTCCTGTTACTAATGTGATCAGAGTTGACGGCGAGGCTTCCGGCCACGCGATCATGAGCGCCGTCGTCGGCGCCGCCCGTGACCTCGCCCGGCCGGGGGACACGGTATTGCTGGCGCCGGCTGGTGCGTCGTTCGACCAGTTCAGCGGCTACAGCCATCGCGGCGACGCGTTCGCCGACGCCGTGCGCGACCTGAGTCGGTAG
- the rsmH gene encoding 16S rRNA (cytosine(1402)-N(4))-methyltransferase RsmH, which produces MKLCTTSSDPAVDRHGARASRPLPEPALAYFPNARFALSDRDLGAGAPTGVMTSREAGDMNHGHVPVLLDRCVELLAPALTRQSATGDGAVLVDATLGAGGHAERFLTDFPGLRLIGLDRDPDAQHIAGERLARFGDRVTLVRTRYDGIGRVLTAPVHGVLFDLGVSSMQLDRVERGFSYASDAPLDMRMDPDATLTAAEILNTYDQKAITRLLREFGEERFASRIAAHIVRRRARAPFRTTAELVELLYDAIPAPARRTGGHPAKRTFQALRIAVNAELDSLRDALPAALSALAPGGRIAVMAYQSLEDRIVKASFAAATASRTPEGLPVELPGHGPEFVALTRGAERATPEEIEQNPRSAPVRLRALEKVGDGREA; this is translated from the coding sequence ATGAAGCTCTGCACGACATCATCTGATCCGGCGGTCGACCGACACGGTGCCCGTGCATCGCGGCCTCTGCCCGAACCGGCCCTGGCGTACTTCCCCAACGCCAGGTTCGCGCTCTCGGACAGGGACCTCGGTGCAGGGGCGCCGACCGGAGTAATGACGAGCCGGGAGGCCGGCGACATGAATCACGGACACGTTCCCGTCCTGCTGGACCGCTGCGTCGAACTGCTCGCCCCCGCCCTGACACGGCAGTCCGCGACCGGCGACGGTGCGGTGCTGGTCGATGCGACGCTCGGAGCGGGCGGCCACGCCGAGCGTTTCCTGACCGACTTTCCCGGCTTGCGGCTGATCGGTCTGGACCGCGACCCCGACGCGCAGCACATCGCCGGTGAACGGCTGGCGCGTTTCGGCGACCGGGTCACGCTGGTGCGCACCCGCTACGACGGCATCGGCCGGGTGCTGACCGCGCCGGTGCACGGCGTGTTGTTCGACCTCGGTGTCTCGTCGATGCAGCTCGACCGTGTGGAGCGCGGCTTCTCCTACGCCTCCGACGCCCCGCTGGACATGCGGATGGACCCGGACGCCACGCTGACGGCGGCCGAGATCCTCAACACCTACGACCAGAAGGCCATCACCCGGCTGTTGCGGGAGTTCGGCGAGGAGCGCTTCGCGTCCCGGATCGCCGCGCACATCGTCCGCCGTCGCGCCCGCGCGCCGTTCCGCACCACCGCCGAGCTCGTCGAGCTGCTCTACGACGCGATCCCGGCGCCCGCTCGGCGCACGGGTGGGCATCCGGCCAAGCGCACCTTCCAGGCGCTGCGGATCGCGGTCAACGCCGAACTCGACTCGCTGCGCGACGCGCTGCCTGCCGCGCTGAGCGCGCTGGCGCCGGGCGGGCGCATCGCGGTGATGGCGTACCAGTCGCTGGAGGACCGCATCGTCAAGGCGTCCTTCGCCGCGGCCACCGCGTCGCGGACGCCGGAGGGGCTGCCGGTCGAATTACCCGGCCACGGACCGGAATTCGTCGCTCTCACGCGAGGCGCCGAGCGCGCGACTCCCGAGGAGATCGAACAGAACCCGCGTAGCGCGCCCGTGCGGCTACGAGCACTGGAGAAGGTGGGGGACGGCCGTGAAGCCTGA
- a CDS encoding UDP-N-acetylmuramoyl-tripeptide--D-alanyl-D-alanine ligase, with protein sequence MIDFTLAQIAEIVGGRLVDISPEQAAATRITGTVEFDSRATTPGGLFLALPGARSDGHDFAATAVEAGAAAVLAARPVGVPAVVVEPTPTQSGAGVLEHDTDGSGAAVLNALAKLAAAVAAELVAGGLTIIGITGSSGKTSTKDLVAAVLAPLGDVVAPPGSFNNELGHPWTVLRATRATDYLVLEMSARHRGNIAALAAIAPPSIAVVLNVGTAHLGEFGSREAIAATKGELPQSVPETGAVVLNVDDSAVAAMAELTAARVVRVAREPAERVDVWADAVTLDELARPRFTLHAGTEQADVALAVHGDHQVSNALCAAAVALECGATVEQVAAALATAGPVSRHRMAVSTRADGVTVINDAYNANPDSMRAGLKALAWMAREGGARRRSWAVLGEMAELGDDAITEHDNIGRLAVRLDVSRLVVVGTGRTMSAMHHGAVMEGSWGPEATMVADADAALQLLRAELQPGDVVLVKASNAAGLGALADALADSPADEDRIPPA encoded by the coding sequence ATGATCGACTTCACGCTCGCCCAGATCGCCGAGATCGTCGGAGGCCGGCTCGTCGACATCAGCCCCGAACAGGCCGCCGCGACCCGGATCACCGGCACCGTCGAATTCGACTCGCGGGCGACCACCCCGGGCGGGCTGTTCCTGGCGCTGCCCGGCGCCCGCTCCGACGGGCACGACTTCGCCGCCACCGCGGTCGAGGCCGGCGCCGCGGCGGTGCTGGCGGCGCGACCGGTGGGCGTGCCCGCCGTCGTCGTCGAACCGACACCCACGCAGAGCGGCGCCGGGGTGCTCGAGCACGACACCGACGGGTCGGGCGCCGCGGTGCTGAACGCGCTGGCCAAGCTGGCCGCCGCGGTGGCCGCCGAACTGGTCGCGGGCGGGCTGACGATCATCGGGATCACCGGGTCGTCGGGCAAGACGTCGACCAAGGACCTGGTCGCCGCGGTGCTTGCCCCGCTCGGCGACGTGGTCGCACCGCCGGGGTCGTTCAACAACGAACTCGGCCACCCGTGGACGGTGCTGCGTGCGACGCGCGCCACCGACTATCTGGTGCTCGAGATGTCGGCGCGGCACCGCGGCAACATCGCCGCGCTGGCCGCCATCGCGCCGCCGTCGATCGCCGTCGTGCTCAACGTGGGCACCGCCCACCTCGGCGAGTTCGGCTCACGCGAAGCCATCGCGGCGACGAAAGGCGAACTGCCGCAATCCGTTCCGGAGACCGGCGCGGTGGTGCTCAATGTCGACGACAGCGCGGTCGCGGCGATGGCGGAGCTGACCGCGGCGCGCGTGGTGCGGGTGGCGCGGGAACCGGCGGAGCGGGTCGACGTGTGGGCCGACGCGGTGACGCTCGACGAACTGGCCCGGCCGCGCTTCACGTTGCACGCCGGCACCGAGCAGGCCGACGTCGCGCTGGCGGTGCACGGCGACCACCAGGTCTCCAACGCGCTGTGCGCGGCTGCCGTGGCGCTCGAGTGCGGCGCGACCGTCGAGCAGGTGGCGGCCGCGCTGGCCACCGCCGGGCCGGTGTCGAGGCACCGGATGGCGGTCAGCACCCGCGCCGACGGCGTCACGGTGATCAACGACGCCTACAACGCCAACCCCGACTCGATGCGCGCGGGCCTCAAGGCGCTGGCCTGGATGGCCCGCGAGGGAGGTGCCCGGCGCCGCAGCTGGGCGGTGCTCGGCGAGATGGCCGAACTCGGCGACGACGCGATAACCGAGCATGACAACATCGGCCGACTGGCCGTGCGCTTAGATGTCTCTCGACTGGTCGTCGTCGGAACCGGGAGGACTATGAGCGCCATGCACCACGGCGCCGTGATGGAAGGCTCGTGGGGGCCCGAGGCCACCATGGTCGCCGACGCCGACGCCGCGCTGCAGTTGCTGCGCGCCGAACTGCAGCCCGGGGATGTGGTGCTGGTGAAGGCCTCCAACGCCGCCGGGCTGGGCGCGCTGGCCGACGCGCTGGCCGACTCACCAGCCGACGAGGATCGGATCCCGCCCGCATGA
- a CDS encoding peptidoglycan D,D-transpeptidase FtsI family protein, which yields MSRADRPRRTSGTQERSAKARRTRTVVTDTGLRSASFVFRHRVGNAAIFLVLIVAAGQLFNLQVPRAEGLRAEAASQLKVTDVEKAVRGSIVDRNNDKLAFTIEARALTFQPAKVRKQLEEARAKTTEAPEPDRRLRDIAAEVASRLNNKPDSATVLKKLKSNESFVYLARAVDPAIADAITTKFPEVGSERQDLRQYPGGSLAANLVGGIDWDGHGLLGLEDSLDAVLAGTDGSITYDRGSDGVVIPGSYRNRHDAVDGSSVMLTIDDDIQFYVQQQVQQAKNLSGAKNVSGVVLDAKTGEVLAMANDNTFDPSQDIGRQEDRELGNPSVSAPYEPGSVNKIVTAATVIEDKLSHPDEVLQVPGSIDMGGVTVRDAWEHGTMPYTTTGIFGKSSNVGTLMLAQRLGPQRFYDMLRKFGLGQRTGVGLPGESAGLVPPIDQWSGSTFANLPIGQGLSMTLLQLAGMYQTIANDGVRVPPRVVKSTIAPDGSRTDEPRPEGIPVVSPQTAQTVRQMLRATTQRDPRGIQQGTGSQAAVEGYQVAGKTGTAQQINPGCGCYYDDVYWISFAGILPADNPRYVVAVMMDNPHRTADGQPGTTVAPLFHNIGAWLLQRENVPLSADPGAPLTLQAD from the coding sequence ATGAGCCGCGCCGACCGCCCGCGTCGCACGTCGGGCACGCAGGAGCGTTCGGCGAAGGCCCGGCGGACGCGCACCGTGGTCACCGACACCGGTTTGCGCAGTGCGTCTTTCGTGTTCCGGCACCGGGTCGGCAACGCCGCGATCTTCCTGGTGCTGATCGTGGCGGCCGGCCAGCTGTTCAATCTGCAGGTGCCCCGCGCCGAAGGACTGCGCGCCGAGGCCGCGAGCCAACTCAAGGTCACCGACGTCGAAAAGGCCGTCCGCGGTTCCATCGTCGACCGGAACAACGACAAGCTGGCGTTCACGATCGAGGCGCGGGCGCTGACCTTTCAGCCGGCCAAGGTGCGCAAGCAGTTGGAAGAGGCCAGGGCCAAGACGACCGAGGCCCCCGAACCCGACCGCCGGCTGCGCGACATCGCCGCCGAGGTCGCTTCGCGGCTGAACAACAAGCCGGACTCGGCGACCGTGCTCAAGAAGCTCAAGAGCAACGAGTCGTTCGTCTACCTCGCGCGTGCGGTCGACCCCGCGATCGCCGACGCGATCACCACGAAGTTCCCCGAAGTCGGTTCCGAGCGGCAGGATCTGCGCCAGTACCCGGGCGGGTCGCTGGCGGCCAACCTCGTCGGCGGCATCGACTGGGACGGCCACGGGCTGCTCGGACTCGAGGACTCGCTGGACGCGGTGCTCGCGGGCACCGACGGATCGATCACCTACGACCGCGGGTCGGACGGTGTGGTGATCCCCGGCAGCTACCGCAACCGCCACGACGCGGTCGACGGATCGTCGGTGATGCTCACCATCGACGACGACATCCAGTTCTACGTCCAGCAGCAGGTGCAGCAGGCCAAGAACCTGTCCGGTGCCAAGAACGTCTCGGGTGTGGTCCTCGACGCCAAAACCGGTGAGGTGCTGGCGATGGCGAACGACAACACGTTCGACCCCAGCCAGGACATCGGCCGCCAGGAGGACCGCGAACTGGGCAACCCGTCGGTGTCCGCGCCGTACGAACCGGGCTCGGTCAACAAGATCGTCACCGCCGCAACGGTCATCGAGGACAAGCTGTCGCATCCCGACGAGGTGCTGCAGGTGCCCGGTTCGATCGACATGGGCGGTGTCACCGTCCGCGACGCGTGGGAGCACGGCACGATGCCGTACACCACGACGGGCATCTTCGGTAAGTCCTCGAACGTCGGCACGCTGATGCTCGCGCAACGGCTGGGCCCGCAGCGGTTCTACGACATGCTGCGCAAGTTCGGCCTCGGCCAGCGCACCGGTGTCGGGCTGCCCGGTGAGAGCGCGGGCCTGGTCCCGCCGATCGACCAGTGGTCGGGCAGCACGTTCGCGAACCTGCCGATCGGACAGGGCCTTTCGATGACCCTGCTGCAGCTGGCCGGCATGTACCAGACCATCGCCAACGACGGTGTGCGGGTGCCGCCGCGCGTGGTGAAGTCCACCATCGCCCCCGACGGCAGCCGCACCGACGAGCCGCGGCCCGAGGGCATCCCGGTGGTGTCGCCGCAGACCGCGCAGACCGTCCGGCAGATGCTGCGGGCGACCACCCAGCGCGACCCGAGGGGCATCCAGCAGGGCACGGGGTCGCAGGCCGCGGTCGAGGGGTACCAGGTGGCGGGCAAGACCGGCACCGCGCAGCAGATCAACCCGGGCTGCGGCTGCTACTACGACGACGTCTACTGGATCTCGTTCGCCGGGATCCTGCCCGCCGACAACCCGCGCTACGTCGTCGCGGTGATGATGGACAACCCGCACCGCACCGCCGACGGGCAGCCGGGCACCACGGTCGCGCCGCTGTTCCACAACATCGGGGCCTGGCTGCTGCAGCGCGAAAACGTGCCGCTGTCCGCCGATCCCGGTGCGCCGCTCACGCTGCAGGCCGACTGA
- a CDS encoding UDP-N-acetylmuramoyl-L-alanyl-D-glutamate--2,6-diaminopimelate ligase, whose amino-acid sequence MNLRPSHPAGSALAALAEQVGAVPTGGGGLPDLRVTGVTLRSQDVAPGDLFAALPGAAAHGAEFARDAVDRGAVAVLTDPEGQARVGADSVPVLVHPAPRSVLGEVAATVYGRPSEHLRVIGVTGTSGKTTTTYLVEAGLRAAGRVAGLIGTVGIRVAGRDQTSALTTPEAPDLQGLLAAMVEQGVDTVVMEVSSHALSLGRVDGVRFAVGGFTNLSRDHLDFHPTMRDYFDAKARLFHPQSPTRAELSVVCVDDDAGREMARLAESPVTVSATGQAADWRIEEVRTAERGAQEFSAVDPAGVHHALRIGLPGGYNVANCLLATALLDAVGVSPEQAAPGLCTATVPGRLETVDCGQPFLALVDYAHKPGALQAVLETLRAQLGGQGRLAVVFGAGGNRDPGKRAPMGRVAADLADLVVVTDDNPRDEDPAAIRAAIVAGAVGGADIIEIGDRRAAIEHAVGWAQPGDVVLVAGKGHEAGQTAGGQTRPFDDRIELAGALEAAGHHA is encoded by the coding sequence ATGAACCTGCGACCAAGCCACCCCGCCGGCAGTGCGCTCGCAGCGCTGGCCGAGCAGGTCGGCGCGGTGCCGACCGGAGGCGGCGGGCTGCCCGACCTGCGCGTCACCGGGGTCACGCTGCGCAGTCAGGACGTCGCGCCGGGGGATCTGTTCGCCGCGCTGCCCGGGGCCGCCGCGCACGGCGCCGAGTTCGCCCGCGACGCCGTGGACCGCGGCGCGGTCGCGGTGCTCACCGATCCCGAGGGGCAGGCCCGCGTCGGCGCCGACTCCGTGCCGGTGCTCGTGCACCCGGCGCCGCGGTCGGTGCTCGGCGAGGTGGCCGCCACGGTCTACGGGCGGCCCTCCGAGCACCTGCGGGTCATCGGGGTGACCGGAACCTCCGGCAAGACCACCACCACCTACCTCGTCGAGGCGGGGCTGCGGGCGGCCGGGCGGGTGGCCGGCCTGATCGGCACGGTCGGCATCCGGGTGGCCGGCCGGGACCAGACCAGCGCGCTCACCACGCCGGAGGCACCTGACCTGCAGGGGCTGCTGGCAGCGATGGTCGAACAGGGCGTCGACACCGTGGTGATGGAGGTGTCCAGCCACGCACTGTCGCTGGGCCGCGTCGACGGCGTGCGGTTCGCAGTCGGCGGCTTCACCAACCTGTCGCGCGACCACCTCGACTTCCACCCGACGATGCGCGACTACTTCGACGCCAAGGCGCGGCTGTTCCACCCGCAATCACCCACGCGCGCCGAGCTTTCGGTGGTGTGCGTCGACGACGACGCCGGCCGCGAGATGGCCAGGCTGGCCGAGTCCCCGGTCACGGTCAGCGCGACGGGACAGGCCGCCGACTGGCGCATCGAGGAGGTCCGCACCGCCGAGCGCGGCGCCCAGGAGTTCTCCGCCGTCGACCCCGCCGGTGTGCACCACGCGCTGCGGATCGGGCTGCCGGGCGGCTACAACGTGGCCAACTGCCTGCTGGCGACCGCCTTGCTGGACGCGGTCGGGGTGTCCCCGGAACAGGCCGCGCCCGGGTTGTGCACCGCGACGGTGCCCGGCCGCCTCGAGACCGTCGACTGCGGCCAGCCGTTCCTGGCGCTGGTCGACTACGCACACAAACCCGGCGCGCTGCAGGCCGTGCTGGAGACGCTGCGGGCGCAGCTCGGCGGACAGGGCCGCCTCGCGGTGGTGTTCGGCGCGGGCGGCAACCGCGACCCGGGCAAGCGGGCGCCGATGGGACGCGTCGCCGCCGACCTGGCCGACCTGGTCGTCGTCACCGACGACAACCCGCGCGACGAGGACCCGGCCGCGATCCGGGCCGCGATCGTCGCCGGTGCGGTCGGCGGTGCCGACATCATCGAGATCGGCGACCGGCGCGCGGCGATCGAGCACGCCGTCGGATGGGCGCAACCGGGCGACGTCGTGCTGGTTGCGGGTAAAGGGCACGAGGCCGGGCAGACCGCGGGCGGGCAGACCCGCCCGTTCGACGACCGGATCGAGTTGGCCGGCGCCCTCGAGGCGGCAGGACACCACGCATGA